One window of Mixophyes fleayi isolate aMixFle1 chromosome 3, aMixFle1.hap1, whole genome shotgun sequence genomic DNA carries:
- the COX20 gene encoding cytochrome c oxidase assembly protein COX20, mitochondrial yields MADEEEVAKEKSFKLLWILDVKKTPCARESVLYGSVGSLLFGVGHFLATSRVKRSCDLAFGGFILSTLGCWVYCRYNHAKLRIQQRILQDGIKKKIMYEGTDIKPVVDDSYKSDQ; encoded by the exons ATGGCGGACGAGGAAGAAGTAGCCAAAGAGAAG TCCTTCAAGTTGTTATGGATTCTCGATGTGAAAAAGACACCGTGTGCACGTGAATCTGTGCTATATGGGTCTGTTGGCTCTTTATTGTTTGGTGTTGGACATTTTCTAGCGACAA GCAGAGTCAAACGTTCTTGTGACTTGGCTTTTGGGGGATTCATTCTTAGTACCTTGGGCTGTTG GGTATACTGTAGATACAATCATGCAAAGCTGAGGATTCAACAAAGAATATTACAAGATGGCATAAAAAAGAAGATCATGTATGAAGGCACGGATATTAAACCTGTTGTAGATGACAGCTACAAAAGTGACCAGTAA